The Arachis ipaensis cultivar K30076 chromosome B03, Araip1.1, whole genome shotgun sequence region AGTAATGGAGATTTCACAGttagaaaaggaaagaaaattccAACAAAGCAGAGGGACGAGTTAGCACCCTTCTATATCTTGAATCGGTAATGGAGATTTCAGAGTTAGGAAAGAACCTAAGAGACGTTAATAACCAATTTTATACGTTCATGGCTATAGTCAAAACAGTATTTTATTTACAAAAAGTGAGTTATGACTCTAGTTTATAAGATTGATAGCGATTTCTCGCAGTTTGTGTTTAAAAGTTTCAACTTGTCTTCAAAGGATGCCTAGTTCTCGAACTCAAGACATCACTCAAAATCTTTCAAAAGAAGACTGGGGTGAAGCTGGAAGCATTACATGACAATTTCAACTCAAATCAGGGATGACTTACATGCAGCAGCTCCGCATGTTCTCATGCATCATTCCTTGGATCTGAAGCAATTAAACAATCTCGTCCAAAACCCATCAGATGTTACTGGTACTTGTTGCTCAAGAGGATCCACAAAGTTTGCTTTCTCACCTAATTCTTCAAATGAGTCCACCAGGTTCTGAAGCCTTGCTACAAATTCAATCAGCAGCGATGTAAATGTTGCGAGGGAAAGTGCTTTAGCACTTTCGTAAGTCCTTGAttcttcctcctcttttgccACTGTATCTGCTTTGTAGTAGACATGAGCAGGCCAAGATATCTGTTTCCTGAACATGTTTTCAGAGCCAACAGCTGCAGGCTGTGGCATGGCAGTGTGATCATCCGGGATTGATTTTCCAGTTTCATCCCAACCGTTTGGAACTTGAACTGATCTGAGATCAAGAACAGCTTCACTAAGAGACTTATACTCCAGGAATTTTCGTTCCTCGTCTATGTCAAAGAGGCCTGGCCCTTGTTGGGGCTTGCTCTCCTCCTCTCTTGGTCGGTTTCCGATTTCCCAACTCTCTGAATTTACTAGAAGGTAAGATTTTTTGTCAATCTTCTGTTGCAATTCTTCAGCTGCCTCGTGTACTTCATACAGCAAGTCTTCGCGGCCAAGTTTCTCCTGCTTCTTAACTTTGTTACCGAGTTCACGGAGCACTTTCGCCCCTTCAGAACCTACCCTTTGAAGCTCACTACGGAAAACATGTCTCATCTCAGCTGGGGCCTATGCATAAAAAAGGAACCTGAGTAAACATggggattgaaagaaaaattagaaagagaaGTTATCAGACAAGGTACCTGAATTTCAGAAAGTATGCATCCATGCATAGCCATGACCATAAATGCACAATGCCTTAGCGCCCCACTTACTTTTACATAATTCTTCCATGGATAGCTAAGCATTTTGTAACGACCATGAGGGGGTTCCCAAACAGCAAACCCTAGCTTCAATCAATAATGTGTCAATGATGAGTAATGAAGATGATGGTTACGAAATTCACAAAAAAAGGCAGAAAACAAAGATGGTACCAATGCATCCTCTTTACTGGTAGACTCAACAGCTGATCTATACCCGCTGTAAAGTGGATCATCCGCAGCCTGGTAAGTAAGAATTTTCGATGGCACCCTCTTATATTCAACACAATTAAGATAGTTATTGACAACACCTGAAAAGAATCAGAATCAGTAAACTAGATGGTAAGTAGAAATTTGTAATTATATGTGATAATGAGGAAAATGCTGTAAGACAACCTTCCAAAGATGTTGCAACACCCATGAAATTTTTTGCCACAAGATGATGCAGATCCTCGCCAGCCCAGATTGGATAGATACAAACATTTACTCCCAAAGATACAGCAGCACCAATTGCAATGAGCAAAAATCTATTTATAGCCGTATCAAGAAATTCCCCTGTTTGATAGCCCGACACAGTAATGTAGCAATATGTGATCAAGAACACACGGAACCCATATTCATAGGGCTTCATAGTCGGGTATAGTTTTGCATAAGTGGCACAACATCCTATCAATCATAATATCACATAGTTTGTCAGTAAACCAAGTATAGGTAAAGATGTTAAAAATAAATCCTCACGCAAAATCAGAAAAAGATAGAATATTGATGAACAAGAAAAGAAAGTGATTGGAAAACCGGACCTACAATGAAGGTGCTAATGATAACTATAAGTTCGTCATATGGTCCAGCCAATGCCGATAATTCTGACATTGCCAAGGCAATTCCTCCAGCGGACAACGTTCCCAATCCTCTGTTAAATCCCTTACTGAGAGTTGCCCCTGCACCACCATTTCACTTGTTTAATTAATTGTAAGCAAAAGATACACAGATTGGATCAAATATAAGatgaaaataaatataagatCAAACATAAGGAATTAGATCctagttaattaaaaaatttaaaacaatagTGTGTATAAATCATACTGAAACAGTGATATTACACTGTTCATTAAACAATACAGGATTCCTTATGCGAAAACTGCTGGGTCAATTCcaacaatgaaaataaataaatctgCAAAAGAATTCTAACTTCCAAGTATTAAAGAATTGACCCGCCCCCTCCCTCAAAAAAGAGCACGCACACACATACCTATGCTGAATTCGAAGACGACGACGACGGTCATGATGGCCCAGACGGAGTAGCGGCTAATATCCTGAAAGGGTTCTTTGAAGAAAATTAAGAGCGAGATGAGTGCAAGAGCAAGTCCCATCTTCGCCGAGAAAATAACGTTCCTTGGGTCAGACCGACCCATCTCCCAAGCCTTAACCGCCACGCGCTTCAAACTCTTCCAGCACTTCACCGTCCCATCGGAAAACCCTCGATACCACGGGTTACTGCAGCAGCAGCGTTTGGCGGAgtactcctcctcctcctccatggGCATGGGAATCCCTAGTTGGGAATATCCGTCACTCTTCATGGAAAGAAGCCTCTCTTTCTTCTCCGCGAGGCTCTGCCGGAATGACCCCGATTTCCCCAGCTTCGGAGCCATACTTTCTTCTTGCTTCTGCTTTCAGCAATATTGAGTGCAATGATCTTTGCTGAATAGTAACGGTTAACACGAGAACTAGTAAATTATGGGGCCAGAACCCAGAAGAGTGGTAATTTAACtagttttattatttaaaaacaaaaaggGTATATACCTaagatattttatatataaataagatACAAGATTTatgtttattttacaattttttcaataatttattggttaataatataaaaatatttaatattggcCTTTAAAAGGTAAACTTCAGGGACATTATTTTGAGTTACNNNNNNNNNNNNNNNNNNNNNNNNNAATATATTATAAAAGTGAAAGTAATAGTCAAATTAAAATGGAACTAATATAAAAGTCAATTCTATATTTCATTTGTGGACAGTTAAATGTTGAGAGTTAATATAACATGTCAAAGAAAACAATCAAACATAGTCAATACTTTTCATTTTCTAGAAATATTTGGTAGCTTACCAAAACGGACAATGGTGAACGGTAAATGTGTCAGCAGCTAACCTATGGGGGAGAGACAAAAGTAAGGGCAAATTCTAACCACACAAAATAAGCTCTTTTTAATCTTATCGTTTTTTCCTTTATGTCaagtttttaaaataataattaacaaaaaaaaaaaaagaaggaggtTCGAGATAGAAACAAACGAACATTACATCACACTACACTGACAAATTGAGCGGAGAAGAGATCTGAATGTCCCACCATCATATCctttaaaaattggtgttgatcttctttttattttattttatttgttttgacggaattctttttattttctttattgtgcattgcaTTGTGGGCTTGTGGCAACTGGCAACATCTCAATTGGTCCTTCCCCATAGAGCTGTGTCCCACTTTTCATATAATCTAGTCTCGTCGCTATCCTTTTGTAGGTCCCATATCACGTTTCTCATCATGTCTAAAGACTAAAGTGTCCTTGGCAAAATCACCACATTATAAAAGGATGAAAAGTAAATTGAAAATGGCAAATGCGTATCGAACATTTTTCAATGATTTCATTCTCTCCAATAATTGTTGTTCCACACTATATGCTGATATGCAAATGCAATGCTACAAATAACTTCAATCCGTTCTGACATATTTGGCTATGGCCAACTCAATAGTTGACAACGGAATCAAAATAATTCAAACGGTAAAAGGCCAGCCATCAGGGACCAGACAAAAACATGTGAAGGACAAGGTGCATACAGCAAACCACGGAGGAAAACCACTCCGTCTGGGGTTTGGGTGGATTTGGTTTGGTTAATCATCAAggttatgataaaaaaaaaaatagaattgattATTGAACTTATAGGACTAAAAACTTAAAGATTTAACCgaaatttaatgaaattaaataaaaataataaaataatatatttatatatagaatatatatgttcggtgaatgtgttttaataaaataatatatttatacataataaAAATGGCATAATTTAATTCTTTTAGTAATAGAGTCTTTTAATGTGTTATGGAGCGTTATGAAATGGTGGATGTATTTTTTATCattatgaaaaagattttttttttaaattagaaaaagcatatcaaaaattttgattttgcttctttaaatttttataaatttgaaggccaaatttattaaaaaaaaaaatatctgaaaATCTAATTTAAGTGAGGGGTACACAAATTTGAGTGTTAGATTTGTGcattaaaacttaaaaaaattaaaatacacaaatctaAATATTAGATTTATATTTTAAGTGATAAATTTAATggtttaatttgtattttttacATGTGATTAAACATATTATACTTCAACAATATTGTAAAATATTGTTTTTTGTTGTGATAAGAATAGATATATAGATGTCTATTTATTGTGGGCGACTCAAA contains the following coding sequences:
- the LOC107630323 gene encoding aluminum-activated malate transporter 9, with product MAPKLGKSGSFRQSLAEKKERLLSMKSDGYSQLGIPMPMEEEEEYSAKRCCCSNPWYRGFSDGTVKCWKSLKRVAVKAWEMGRSDPRNVIFSAKMGLALALISLLIFFKEPFQDISRYSVWAIMTVVVVFEFSIGATLSKGFNRGLGTLSAGGIALAMSELSALAGPYDELIVIISTFIVGCCATYAKLYPTMKPYEYGFRVFLITYCYITVSGYQTGEFLDTAINRFLLIAIGAAVSLGVNVCIYPIWAGEDLHHLVAKNFMGVATSLEGVVNNYLNCVEYKRVPSKILTYQAADDPLYSGYRSAVESTSKEDALLGFAVWEPPHGRYKMLSYPWKNYVKVSGALRHCAFMVMAMHGCILSEIQAPAEMRHVFRSELQRVGSEGAKVLRELGNKVKKQEKLGREDLLYEVHEAAEELQQKIDKKSYLLVNSESWEIGNRPREEESKPQQGPGLFDIDEERKFLEYKSLSEAVLDLRSVQVPNGWDETGKSIPDDHTAMPQPAAVGSENMFRKQISWPAHVYYKADTVAKEEEESRTYESAKALSLATFTSLLIEFVARLQNLVDSFEELGEKANFVDPLEQQVPVTSDGFWTRLFNCFRSKE